tatactgtatgccacgcagggagtgcggagagcTCGCTGCCAATTGCAGAGTGGAAAGTGGTGGTGAAACAAAGGGAGTAGTACAGCTCTTGTGACCTGGGACTGTGAGGATAAGCAGTGGAGACTTCTAGAAGAGGCGCAGACACCAGGCATTTATGAGCTGCCCTGATCCGTCATAAGCTGCAAGGTGGAAATATCTTTCCCGGAGGCGACGGAGTCCCAGGAGCTCCCTGACAGCTGCTCAAGGCCCGAAAGCTGACAACCATGACGCCCGTCAGGTGCAGAGAGGATTCTAGAGGTGTCAGCCTCACCTGGGACATTATCTTCAGCTCACAGGAAAACATGTCCACTTAATGGGATGACCTCCCCTCCTGAAAAAACGACGGTCGCCCTCTTCTGTAAGCGTCTGTATAAGTTGGGGGACAACTCTCATCCTCTGAGTCTTCGAAGCCCTGATGGCAGCTGCAGTGCTGCTACTCAACGGCGCCCTCCGtagtttattgttattattttccgCTGATCTTCTTGGATGCAGcctgtagtgtaaagcatggtggtgttcATTTGGGTGTCATGGCTACACACAGGGAAGACTTCCCCAAGCAGTAGATGCAGGTCCTCATGTCTCTCTCCTCACATCAGCATCGGACCCATTAGATGGTGAGCTCTTGGCATCAGGCTTTGGTCAGAGCTTCTTAAGATGGAGGATTTTATACGCTGTTCTTATTGAGACATTTCCATCCCCCATCTTGTGAAGTCACCAACGTCTTCATCATCGGACTCCAGACCCCACAGCTCCACATATACAGTGACCACTGATCAGACAAGATGGCCGCCATAACCTCCCCGGATTCCTCATGTGGTCTGTACAGGATGAATGGGTCTCACTCTTCAtagcaaccaatcaacgctcagcttATATATTACTAGAGTAACCAATCAGCTGAGCGCTCAGCTTTTATATCACCAAAGCAACCAATCAGCGCTCAGCTTTCACTCTACCTCAGCAGTGTCACTCTACCTCCTTCCTGTCAGTCGGTGTTCTCTGTGGAGGGCGCTCGTGTGTGACTGACATGGTGGGTGTATCTGATAGGGGAGTCAGTCACAGATACACACGGCTGTTTAGGTGTTTTCGGTGTCAAGGATAACAGCGGGAAAGGTCACGCGGATCCCACCATTTCTCACAGATGACACAGGAGAGATCACGCAGATCCCAtcactgccaccagtttgtcatgggacacaactccgctgcctccaatcatcaggacaagTAAGCAATTGACTGACGTGTGATGGACGAGGCTGCCTCCACTACTAGGCCGGTTATTGGGGAACGCATGGAATATATATGTACACCCTGGTGCTGTCACTGccagctccacaataacaaaagaacTACTCGCTGCCATCACCAATCGTTTATACCGGCCGATTGGACGCCCATTACAGGTAGCGattggcttcaggggtgcggtttacagaacaaaaggaacaaagATATTAAATGTTTAATCCAGAAAGACAgtgttaaaaaaatacaagtatGATAGAAACTAAGAACAAACCAATGTGATATATTCACAGCCCTGCTCCTGATCACAGCCCCGCTCCTGATCACAACCCCGCTCCCGATCACAGCCTAGCACTTGGTCACAGCCCTGCTCCTGATCACAGCCCCGCTCCTGATCACAGCGCTGCTCCCGATCAGAGCCCAGCTCCTGGTCACAGCCCCGCTCCCGATCACAGCCTAGCACTTGTTCACAGCCCTGCTCCTGATTACAGCCCCGCTCCCGATCACAGCGCCGCTCCCGATCAGAGCCCAGCTCCTGGTCACAGCCCCGCTCCTGGTCACAGCACCGCTCCCAATCACAGCCCCGTTCCCGATCACAGCCCGGCTCCTGATCACAGCACCGCTCCCAATCACAGCCCGGCTCCTGGTCACAGCCCCGCTCCTGGTCACAGCCCCATTCCTGTTCACAGCCCAGCTCCTGATCACAGCCCCGTTCCCGATCACAGCCCGGCTCCTGATCACAGCACCGCTCCCAATCACAGCCCCGCTCCTGGTCACAGCCCAGCTCCTGATCACAGCCCAGCTCCTGATCACAGCCCGACTCCTGGTCACAGCCCCGCTCCTGATCACAGCCCCGCTCCTGATCACAGCCCCGCTCCTGGTCACAGTCCCGCTCCTGGTCACAGCCCCGCTCCTGATCACAGCCCCGCTCCTGATCACAGCCCCGCTCCTGGTCACAGTCCCGCTCCTGATCACAGCCCCGCTCCTGATCACAGCCCCGCTCCTGGTCACAGTCCCGCTCCTGGTCACAGCCCCGCTCCTGATCACAGCCCCGCTCCTGGTCACAGCACTGCTCCTGATCACAGCCCGGCTTCTGGTCACAGCCCCGCTCCTGATCACAGCCCCGCTCCTGGTCACAGCCCCGCTCCTGGTCACAGCCCCATTCCTGTTCACAGCACCGCTCCCAATCACAGCCCCGTTCCCGATCACAGCCCAGCTCCTGATCACAGCCCCGTTCCCGATCACAGCCCGGCTCCTGATCACAGCACCGCTCCCAATCACAGCCCCATTCCTGTTCACAGCCCCGCTCCTGGTCACAGCCCCATTCCTGTTCACAGCCTGGCTCCTGATCACAGCCCAGCTCCTGATCACAGCCCGGCTCCTGATCACAGCCCGGCTCCTGATCACAGCCCGGCTCCTGATCACAGCCCAGCTCCTGATCACAGCCCAGCTCCTGATCACAGCCCAGCTCCTGGTCACAGCTCCACACCTGGTCACAGAACCTCTCCTGGTCACTGCCCCGGTCCTGATCACAGCTCCGCACCTGGTCACAACCCCGCTCCTGATCACGGCCCAGCTCCCAATCACAGCCCCGCTTCTTGGTCACAACCCCACTCCTGATCACAGCCCCGCTCCTGATCATAGCCTTGCTCCTGATCACAGCCCAGATCCCAGTCACAGCCCTCCTCTCAGTAACAGTCCTGCTCCTAGGCACAAAGCCTCTTCTGATCACAGCCCCGCTCCTGGTCACAGCCTCACTACAGCTCAGGATCAAAACAGgataagtaatataatgtatgtacacactgactgcaccagcagaatagtgagtgcagctctggaagataatacaggatgtaactcaggatcagtaatgtaatgtatgtacatagtgactgcaccagcagaatagtgagtgcagctctggggtataatacaggatgtaactcaggatcagtaatgtatgtacacagtgactgcaccagcagaatagtgagtgcagctctggagcataacacaggatgtaactctggatcagtaatgtaatgtatgtacacagtgactgcaccagcagaatagtgagtgcagctctggagtataatacaggatgtaactcaggatcagtaatgtaatgtatgtacacagtgactgcaccagcagaatagtgagtgcagctctggagcataatacaggatgtaactcaggatcagtaatgtaatgtatgtacacagtgactgcaccagcagaatagtgagtgcagctctggagtataatacaagatgtaactcaggatcagtaatgtaatgtatgtacacagtgactgcaccagcagaatagagagtgcagctctggagtataatacaggatgtaactcaggatcagtaatgtatgtacatagtgactgcaccagcagaatagtgagtgcagctctggggtataatacaggaggtaactcaggatcagtaatgtaatgtatgtacacagtgactgcaccagcagaatagtgagtgcagctctggggtatagtgcagggtgtaactcaggatcagtaatgtaatgtatgtacacagtgactgcaccagcagaatagtgagtgcagctcaggggtataatacaggatgtaactcaggatcagtaatgtaatgtatgtacacagtgactgcaccagcagaatagtgagtgcagctctggggtataatacaggatgtaactcaggatcagtaatgtaatgtatgtacacagtgactgcaccagcagaatagtgagtgcagctctggagtataatacaggatgtaactcaggatcagtaatgtaatgtatgtacacagtgactgcaccagcagaatagtgagtgaagctctggagtataatacaggatgtaactcaggatcagtaatgtaatgtatgtacacagtgactgcaccagcagaatagtgagtgcagctctggagtataatacaggatgtaactcaggatcagtaatgtatgtacatagtgactgcaccagcagaatagtgagtgcagctctggggtataatacaggaggtaactcaggatcagtaatgtaatgtatgtacacagtgactgcaccagcagaatagtgagtgcagctctggagtataatacaggatgtaactcaggatcagtaatgtatgtacatagtgactgcaccagcagaatagtgagtgcagctctggggtataatacaggaggtaactcaggatcagtaatgtaatgtatgtacatagtgactgcaccagcagaatagtgagtgcagctctggggtataatacaggaggtaactcaggatcagtaatgtatgtacatagtgactgcaccagcagaatagtgagtgcagctctggggtataatacaggaggtaactcaggatcagtaatgtaatgtatgtacatagtgactgcaccagcagaatagtgagtgcagctctggggtataatacaggaggtaactcaggatcagtaatgtaatgtatgtacatagtgactgcaccagcagaatagtgagtgcagctctggggtataatacaggaggtaactcaggatcagtaatgtaatgtatgtacacagtgactccactagTGAGTGTTAGACTGACAGATACATCTAAAAAAAAGTTATCATAGAAAaatcatttattatttttattatttatttagtgaTTGTTTTCTAGAGAAGTGACAGgacagcgccaccttgtggtcataTTAATACTTTGCAAGTTTATGCATTATTATATATTTTGACAATGGCAGATTTTAGTAAGTTGCACCAATACTGAGGCCAGACAGTGGCAGCTCCCAAAAACTGTATAGTGCAGGTAAATGCAAAGTGACCGTAGGGGCAGAAACACCAGGTAAAAGCTCATTTTTTGGGATAACATATATgggtactgtgtgtgtgggagatCTGTCGGTCGGGTTCTTGGACCCTCTAGATCATTCTTGAATGACGGTCTCATCATTTGGACTCATCTTTGCAGTGGACACAGCCTGGGTTGATTCCCCAGTGGAAACCAATGCTGTGCAGAACGGATGAATAGCGGCCGCTCACGTAGCGGAGGACGGTGGTTTCGTACAGGGGGAAATCATTGAAGCTGTTTCCGGAAGGTTGTCCAAATTTTAGAATTCTCCCACGGCTTGTCACGAAGACCAGCTCATTCACGTATGAGGCCACCTTCCCGGACACTTGTACGATATTCTCTCCTTTATGTAGAAGGACCTCAAAGAGCGTTCCTGAGGGGTTCCCGTAATAAGTTCCCCAGATATCGCCATGCTTGAACTGGATCCTGAGGAGATAAGAACCTGAGTAAGAGAGACGATCTGCGGGGGGAGACGATCTGCGGGGGGAGACGATCTGCGGGGAGAGACGATCTGCGGGGAGAGACGATCTGCGGGGAGAGACGATGCTCCGCCACTAGCAAGAGGAGAACGTGAGGGCGCAAGACAGACTGTCGGGATCTTCCCCATTGTCAGCCATATTGGCCCTCATTGGGCCGCTTCTTCTGCCACATGGTCAGCATTGCGCCCAGTCTGTCACAGGCAATCACCCGTCTCGCGCTCCAATATGGCGCACGCTCACAGGTCCAGTCGCAAAACTGGATCTCTAGGCTTTTCCATCGATCTGCGGCCCGCTGGTTACGCTACAACTATTTAACCAAGCACCTTTATATTACAAGGAGACCAGCAAGATCGGGCAAAACACAG
The nucleotide sequence above comes from Ranitomeya imitator isolate aRanImi1 chromosome 7, aRanImi1.pri, whole genome shotgun sequence. Encoded proteins:
- the LOC138645595 gene encoding zymogen granule membrane protein 16-like; amino-acid sequence: MLALLCLCLLLGSSVASSVQSRMSSFVGEYGAGGGTAFSFSSEQLNGPITGLRVRENPSHVIGIQFKHGDIWGTYYGNPSGTLFEVLLHKGENIVQVSGKVASYVNELVFVTSRGRILKFGQPSGNSFNDFPLYETTVLRYVSGRYSSVLHSIGFHWGINPGCVHCKDESK